The Perca fluviatilis chromosome 17, GENO_Pfluv_1.0, whole genome shotgun sequence region ATAAAATGGATAACTTCTCCCCTCTACATAATTTTCATAGTTAAACAAGTACTGTGCATTATGTTTAGTGTTTCAGTTGTAAACTTTTgtgtttgtaacattccaaaatgttaattttgacaaaacattttagatttttattgtaaatgcatatcggttccaaatatcccTTATAGGCTTCATTAACTACAAATAATCGGTGTCGATATCGGccctgaaaaaaaactgtatcgGTCGACCCCTACATGGATTACATCGAaattgatttctttcttttttcattgttgacTGTCATTATTCCCAAGCCTTTACTGGCGCAACATAGAGATGGTTGAGATCATCTGTTTTACACTCTTGACCAACAGGTGGTTTTGTGTGCACATGAAGCTTCGAAATGAAACCTTTGCGAAccaatttgctgaaaagtttagGTTTCATCTCGCCCACTGAAAAGAGTGACTAGCTCATCATTCATAATAAGCTGTCTGTTTATTTAGATAATACtcatttcagtttagtttagGAACATCATCactgacatttacattttattaacGTTACTTTTTAAAAGATATTCGCAATGAAGTGCGAGCtacatccatctatccatttgGTTCAGGGTTTACCCATGGAAACAATCAATATAAAtccttaacgttagctaagcTACTACAACATAATTAGTGACATCTATGTGATGCTAGGTTACTACCATAACGTTAACTTAGCTGTTGGCTGAggagtgtgtaagtgtgtgcaaCGTTAACGTTGAGTACCCTCTGTCAGTGGTATGCTGCCAGCTAGGCTTCGACATGCATTTATGTCTacattaaaacagtaacgttaactaACATCTAGCTatctatttaaaatatattagtAGCTTTTCGCTTTTTCAAATAACTCAGAAAcgcgtaacgttagctagctgtagAAACTCATACCTTTGGAGCTCAAAACGTATTGTCGCTGATTTAACCATTGGAAAAGTCTACCAGCGTACAGCCACATTGTGGATATGTGAACGCTGACGCGCATGCGTCATCTGATGTGACACTTGCTTTCCACTCCGGGGCAACCCGGCAACCCTGGTGGAGGGGCGGGTTGGTTGGTCAATGCACTGCAGAGTGTACACTCCGTTCTCGCCAGCTGCTTTATCTATAAAAGTAAGCGGCGCATGTCGCAGTAAATTGTAAACATAGCTAGCTAAAGGTTGAGCTGTCCTTATGCGATAGCGGACAaagttttgttttctgtctgtcgACAGAGGCAAAGTGAAGACGTCAAGGTTAGTTAGCCTGTGTTTCTACTTGCCAGATGACTGGCTTAGCTAGAAGTTTGCCAACTGAGTAGATCATTCGCAAAACCTTTAGTAATAGGTAGTGAAACATCGCTTAACTATAGCATTTGGCTGAAGTTGTgtaagttagctaacgttactcatACAAACCAAGTTGAAGTGCAAGTTAAATGTTTAGCTAGAGCCTAGctacaaaaatgcaaaacataagTCCAGATGTCGAGGACTACCCACGCACGAGAGTGGCGTTCAGCAGTGACGTGGATTAGGGTGTaactaacttagctagctaaatacTTGGTGTTGTGTCGGTTGCGTTTATAAGGTGAACAAGCAGACTCTGGGTGAGTAACGTTAAAGAGATTCCGGTTTGGTTTTAGTGTAGTTAGTATCACACGCAGGGTGGAGAGGTTCACAGAGAATGTAGAAACCCTTGACATGGgtgtaaaacaaaaactgaccAAGGACATGGCGAACCGATATGACGAGCATACATGGAGCTGGCAGAGCAGATGGTGTTTTTCTGGCTTCAGATACATGTAGCTGCtactggctttaaaaaaaacacaaccagtAAGGGACAGTTGTTTGTGACACAAAAGTAACGAATGTGGAGACTGCAGGGATAGCTTGGTTGTACTTTACTTTTCAAGGCATTGTTTTGATTGTGAATGCAGCTATTAGTGTTGTTTATTTCACAAACATTTCCCAATTATTATTTAAACGCCAGATTACTTCGgataaagttaaaaaacaaggtctttttatttatttatttttatcacaGCTCATACTTTAAAGTTTAGTAATGTTTGTGCTTAGTGTATGGCTGCTTTTAATGttgtttctgacatttttagcCACAGTGTGCAAAGATTCTGGTCTGTTTGTTAGTCTTTTCAGGATAGTGGAGTGTACTATATCAGCAAGGTTTCTACATGagattaatgtttgtttttactgGGTTTGTAATTGCTACCCTCTCACTGTTTCTATGGATACATAAAGTAAACAGGAGTTTGGGTATTCATTGTTTACTGCAAGGCAGTGCTTTTATGACTTATTGAATCATTTACCTTTTTGTTCCATTTGGACGTGTTTCATCAAATGAAACGTGACAATTGTACTACTTTTATGTTGCAATAGTGAAGAAATGCTAGTCATCATACACCGGACGTGGTGATGTGTCAACTATGAATCAAATAATGATACCAGGAAAAAACATTGTGGCTTTCCAATGATAAGCATCATTGGGCTTTTTCTAACATGTGAAGTATGTAACTTCCCGCCTTCTTGAGGTTGACATGAAGCAATCTAGGGTGAAACAGCAAGCCAACTGAATGATTGCTAATCATTATTCAGGGAAATTCACTGTAAGATCATCACCATCATGTTGCTGTTTCACTCTCCATGTAATGGGACTGCAATTTAAGATTTGTAAACATGAAtttaatgtattaatttaaaatgttgacacACAAACTCATACAAAAATGCTGCATCAACATTACTTAGTCTTGTTAGAAAGGATAACAAAATGTCAATTTGTTTCAAATACTGAAAGTGCTATGTAATTTAAACTAAAAATTGGGATTCAGCTAATAACCTTATTTTAgcacaaatgtttttaaatgttaactgAATGAAATAGAAAAGATGCCAGGGAGTATGAATGTTACAAGAAAGATTATTCTTTGTAACTTGACTGTTTACTATTATTACTAATGGCAGCTAATGCATTACTATGTTATCATCGGTCATATGTTCACTTGGGTCAATTTAAGTCTCATGATAAGCATGAGAGTTAGGTGCTCTAGCTATTAGTCTTGTGATCATGAGATTTCCATCATGGAAATTGGATTTAAGGGATGTGTTCCTCTTTTGTGGGTTTCAGTGTTCCACTCAAAATAATTTTTGGGACATAGTAACCTTTTAATTTGCCTAGTTTCATTTAAGGTTTGATCTATCCATCTGTTACTTATAATCTCACTTCTTAGTCTGAGAAAGTGCTtacatctgtaaaataaaatatagggTTCACCAAAAAGAGGATTCAGATATTTCTTACTTTATGCCACGTCAGCACAATAAATAAGCATATCTCTGTTAAAGTTTTAATGGCTGGCTTTTTACAGAGGCACACCATTTCCATTAAAATTACCCAGTCAGTTTGTGCAGGAAAAATAATATGCtttcaaaaaggttggaaaTATATTTACCACCACCTAGTGTACACAAATAACCTTGTTACCCTTTACCAATTCAGGAAAACACTGAaatgcaactttttgttgtgtgtttttgtgcaaaGATTAGTGGCATTttgattgaaattgaattttaatTCATGGGTGAAAAGTTTTTTAAAACATGAGTTGACTCAAGCAAATAAATAGGTGGAGACAACACTGCTCAAAGCTGTTTGACGTTTGTACAGTCTAGAGTTCAAACCGGATGAACTACATATTATCATAGAACCTGTAGGCTAATGCAGACAAGCAGAAatacgtttttttgtttttattgtcttgTAAGGTGACCTTGAGTGTCCAGAAAGGCacccataaataaaatgtattattattattattattattattattattaaggttATATTTTCATCCTGTCATCCCCATCGTATAACATTTTCTGCAACTCTGTGTAAAACCAAACCCAGTTAGGCACTGACAGGAAAACAAACAGCGGTGTGCATATTTGATGTGGAGGTATGCGAATATGTCAATATGACATCTGCTGATATGGGAAAAACACTCCTTACTCATTTTCCCACCTGTAAGGGATTTTTCAGATAAACCATGTATTACTAACAGATTAAACATTCATAGAGCAGACATTTCTAGAAGGGTTTTGCAAAGTTTGCAAATTTCATGTGCAAAAGTAAGTCTACCACAGCCATGATACAGCTTTGGCCAGTATCTCCTGACTGTAATACGGGGCAGCAATGGCGATCTGTTAGCATTTGTCATAGTTTGTAtaatttttaattcatttttattgagAGTTGTTTGTTGTCCGGACAGGGATATCGATTTTCAATTTGTTTTGACACATCCAAAGTTAACAGTTAAACTTGTTTGGGAAGTAATTATTCATAAGtttacagaaaacaaatactagaaaaataatgaaatgcaGTGAGTGACAAGTAAAGAGAAACTATTTAGTGAAAAGTCTTCCTGCACGTATCTCATATAGGCTTTTAGTTAAGGATATCGTTTTGGAAGGTTCCCAGGTTCATTAGGGTCACAGCAAAGACATGCTAATGGTACGGCCAGGCAATGGTGATGCAATAATTACATTTTggccaaaaacatttttatcaaTGAATGATAGTTGCACACATGTTCCATTGTAGCATCGACAGTTTTACATGTTTTCAAATTTTATACAAAGCCAAATGTGTTTTAGGGTGTTGCCAAACTTAACCTGGTATCACAATGATGAATCAGCCTTATACTCACTGTACCACTGTACAATTATTTGCCTAAAGGCTTGCATGCTACCTGTATTGCActttcactgctgctgctatATAACCCAGGTGCTGATTAATCCAATACAGTAGGTGTAACTCTGACATACATGTCCCATAAGTAATTAACCCGTATGAGTTACGGGTATgtcagagaaaacacaaaacacagtgaTTGCACAAGTGCTGTAAAAGTTTCTTTACTTCTAAAGGTTGTGTTTAACTACTAACAGTTGCTGTGTTGTACTCATTCACAGGCTATAGCGCCAGATTGATGGAGAAGAATGGCCCGAATCTCGTTGGACTGCACCAACTCTTTACCAGGGATCCCCCTCAGTGTGCTGTCAGTGCCTATGGAGAATAAGTACAAATGTCAGCAGTGTCTCCAGGTCCTGAGGAAGCCTGTCCAGGCTCAGTGCGGCCACCGCTTCTGTGTACACTGCTTCAAGCAGCTCACCAGGTAGACTGGAGGTCCTCGGACCACCTACAGCAGTGTGAAATTCAAACCTctacccctcccccctccccccctcccaatGCTTACCCTCTTATTGGACATGCTTCAGCACACCCTGTATTCTTATCTCTGCTTGCCTCTGGGGGATTTTGTGCACCCAAGATCAGTTACTTTATTCAGACTCATCCCTCACGTGACTGGACTCTTGAACTGAAGTCAGTGAATCACAAGGATCTGACCATGCCTCTTGATTCATTTTAAAGGGGTCcattgttttcttttccagTTCTTGTTTCCTATCACTGACTCACTGGTTGTTCATTATTCATGAATTTCTTATGTCCAATGATACTTTGGCAGTATCATTAATCATACAGTGACAGTACAGGAAATCAAATCATAGAACCATATCTTAAACTAAACCTTTtgtaacatgtacagtatgtactggAGTGTCATTTTACTAATCTTCCAACATTCACACAACAGCAAAAAGCACTTTTATCACATGTGTGAGTGCCTGTGTCATGTGACTTTCGTTACATgtgaaatgttttgtgtgtgttatccaTTTGTTTTGCAAAAGCTGTATTTATAATTTCACatgtactttgtgtttttggGTGTGTTATCCATTTTTCTTGCAAAagctaatacattttttttctcatcaatTTCCCACACCTTACCAAAGGTTGCAAATTGCAGAATTTGTATAGCGCTTACAGGCTTTTTTCACTGCTTTTGTATTTTCAATGAATGATTCATCTAATTGAGCTCTGGTCCATACTGATCAGCAGTCATTCCAGTAATGAATCAGCAGGAAATTGTTGCTGACTGTTGGCACCAAACtgttttttactgtaaacaaacctATTTTGTTTGTCAGTTCTGGGCCAAAGCCTTGCGAAGCCTGCCGCCAAGAGGAGATATATGAGGAACCTATTTCCATCCTAAATAGTAATGAGGTAAGTTATGAAGTATGTCATTTGTCAGCCAACATTGTTATTTTATGAGACATGTTCCTTGTAATCTGTATACCATCTCTCACTCCCactctgatttataaaaaaaaaaaaaaaaaagacaatttactACAGTCTGATAGGAGTTTCCCTTACCACAGTCTCGAACAATTCAAACTTTAATGTCTGTTTGCTATTATAATGAATGGCTTTATGACTTCACCTCACTGTTCTTTGTTCGCCCACCAGGCATTTCCAGACAATGCAGCCGGCCGAGAAATAGCAAGTCTGCCTGCCAGGTGTTTGAACCAGGGCTGTGATTGGACAGGCTCAATAAAAGAGTATGAGGTGAAGTATAAAGTTCTTTTGTCGTTGTGGGTGTGCTAACTGCTTTCTACTTCAGTGTTTGTCCCTTCCTGTCCCATATAAACTGTGTACAAGTGTCCGTTTACTACACCCAAACCTGTACTGTCAGTGGTTTTGTATTTCTCTCATCCATCATCACCCACACAGAGTATACTGTGACATATTCTGCATTTCTGGGTTGCATACACATTGTTCCCCCTGCAGCCTTCAGTTGACATTATAGCTGAAAGACATGCTCTTATTACATGCAATAGAGCAATGCACTAGCAGCAGAGTAACAGCCTAACAGGAAGTGAAACTTATCAGCCTGGAAAGTCCCCATGTTACCAGCTAAGAACAACAACTCTGTGGGAAAGTACCAGGATAGAAAAGGGCCTTCATCTCGAGATTAGCTTGACTGCTGATAAATGGTTAATGTAACCATTACAGGATAATGAAACTAGATTTAGACTGCACCAGTTCACAAGGGAACTAATCAGTTTATACTTACTGTAGATATAAAAACAGGATCCCAGTAGACAATGAACTATATCATTCAGACAGACTGGTTTGTATAATCCCAGAAAAGCCCTGTCGTAATTATAAAAGCTGTCTGCTTTCTTGTGATTCTATGACTAGTTTTGTTTCTACTGtaaatatttctgtgtgtgGTAAGTTTGTTTAGTAAAGAGTTGACTTCCTGATGCTAATTCTGAGCAACGGATGTTTGTAcctttttgtctgtttgtagTTTTACTATTTATCTAGATCAGGCTTTATACAGGAAATGTTAAAATGGGGTGATGGTATTTCAAATGACAACATCAAGCTGATGGTGGTTAGCTTGCTGACGTTATAAATAAACACGACCTTGCTTTATAGGACCATTTGGTCAAAGTGTGTGATTGCAGTGCTAGAGAAATGATTATTATGCGGTGTGATACACCCATATGTCTGAGTGAACAGTTGTGGGCTGCCGTCTTAGTCACTGTTGTGTGGAAAGAGCTGCTGTGTTAGCTAGCCATACACGCCCCAAACTAGCTGGAAAAATAGACTAAATATGGTGCCGCGTAGCGCATTAAGAACAGGGATTTGAATGGAAAGATGATTCATATACGGTTTGGTTATTCGGATTGAGATCTGCCGGTGTGCCATGCCTGAAAAGTGAACAGTCAAAGCGAAAAACTGGCTAGCCTACCTGTGGTTCCTGCTCTGTGGCTCCAGCATGCCGTTGATAGTCATTATGAAAGAGAATGTTTTCCTTGCAATAAACTCCGCCTTATAGTCGGGGCGGAGCTTTTGTTTCCCggcatttttcaaaacaatggCATTTTAGATTATCAGCACTTTacagctttaaataaaaaaaactggccTTTTTTCCCAGTTATTTGTTGTACTTATTTTCTGTGCTTTCGGTTTAATTTTTTCTACTttcatttcctctttttctatttccccattttattttagttttaaagtCAGCTGTTTTAAATGGCTCTTGAGGTGTATTgtcatcctattttatctgaTCATTCCACACTctccttttttatcacttttgtatATTATTTGTGTTTTAACAAGCATATAGTACAAATAATTAAATCGTATATCTCAGACTATTTCTCCTAATTGGGTTACAGGAAAAACATAATTACGTAAATAATtacataattataataatatataattacttAATATCACGTATGCATTAAGtaagtgttgttgtgtgttacCCTCACCTGCTATTAAACTGAATTATTGAATAAAAGATGTAATAgtaaatggttttttttttttccatcatttcAACTgtcatttttgtactttttttactGTTGTGTCGCGCAGTTTTATTTGTTGCAGGCATACATACTTTTAACAATGATTGACAAGGGTGTGTCAACAATATAACAACTGACACAAGGCCAGAAGCTTTTATGACATGTTTTAAATATCTACCATGCAAATTACACCTCATGCATGCAAGTGTGCTGTGACACCATAAAGCAACTGTCTTTAAAAAAGACAATGAATACCAGACATGTGCAGGCAGTAAGAATGTAGTTATAATATATCTATCCTCCATCTTTAGGCTCAACATGAAGGTCGTTGTGAATTTGAGCGGATACAGTGTGAGGCCTGCCAAATCTCAATCCTTCGTACAGACAAGGACAGACATAATGAGAGAGAATGTGAAGCACGAACGCTCAACTGCAAATACTGCAAAATGACCTTCAACTTTAAAGACATCAAGGTGAGACATAAAGATTATCTGGTGTaaagcagttgctggttgtgtcTGCATACATGGAAACTAAATAATATTCTCATGTTCCTTCGTGGTGTATTTTAGGCCCATGATGAGATCTGTCTGAAGTTCCCCTTACAATGCAAGGACTGTGGCAAGAAAAAAATCCCAAGAGAAAAGGTTTGAGCTGCTCCTCAAATTACCCTTTAACTTTATTATTAATTCCTATAATGGTAAAGTGGTTTTAAATAACTCGGCATGGTATTGCTTGGCAATATCCTCTCTGAACAAAGGCTCTTAGACGTTATACTCTAAAAATATAGGTAGCTTCTTTATACTGAACCTGAACATAGAATATTCACTGAATAgactaaaaacattaaaaccttAATCAAACATGCCGAACCTGTCCCCAGATTGTCCGAAGTACAACATACACTATGCTATAAAAACGCATAAATGTATACAAAACACAAATAATAGCCAACATATATGTTACAATAGCatgaaatgtaatgtagtaATGTAATGTAGCATGAAACTGTAGATGCATGTGAGTTCCACTTATTGATCAACTGAACAGTTCAAGGAAATGGTGCCTTTAAGGAATTCCCTTTATGACCACTTAGTTTCTTTCTGACCAATAATCCTGTACTTGactttcacttttctgtttcGAGTTGATGCACTGTTTGAAGCTGGTCCACTGACTCCtaacctttttcttttgtcCATTCTACCTTCAGTTCAATGACCACAGCAAATCCTGCGCCAAGTCAAAGAGTGCCTGTCCATTCAGTGATGTGGGCTGTAAATCTGTGGTATGTACAATAATCTAGCTACCTGTTTCCATCTGCtaccagtctttatgctaagctaaatgcCTCTAGcattagcttcatatttagcaggGTATGAACACATCATTTTCTGCCAGTTGGGTTGGAGAGATTTCTCTCTGGGCTTTTTTCACTGGTTTGGAGTGGGTGTGACTCAGTTGGAAAAGGATGATGTCACATACTTCCGTGCACCAATCAGGATGTagcaacatttaaattaaaatatgatgACCGTTGAGCATGGATGTAGTTGAGGCATTGTTTGTTCATGTTGCCATGGCACTGTGAAACCAAACCCACACCCAGTTCTGATTAAGCAATTCATGGTATACTTGTTAATGTTAAGCTTTCAAACCAAGTTTTTCGGAGATCCttataaaaactgtaaacaatCGGTTGATATttcattaacatttattttactcGCAAATATGATGATTGATAAATAGCATAATTTATGTCCTGCCGTTTAAAGGTTTTCAGTTCAGTTGGctcttaagtacagtagtagcTAAATAAGCTCTGTTGTGTTTTTCAGATAGATAATGGGAAGCTCGCTGACCATGAGCACAGCAGCACCATGGAGCACTTGCGTCTGCTGCTGCCCATGGTGCTGTCCATGGCTAGGACGCGTGCCGATGCTGCTGCTCACGGAGAGTGGCAGGAGGACTCTGGCCTGGGCCTGTACAGGGCTCCTGAGGAGGGGGTCACTATGGGCTCTGGAGCTGCAGCCTCCATGCAGTCTGTGGACGTGGACAAAAAGGTGAGCCTCAATGGATATGATGCTCTTTGTTAACTGCTAATGTTTCTAGGTTTTGAATGAGGATCTAATTACATATTTGCTGTTTTTTGACAGGTGAACGCTTTAGAAAACATTGTGTGTGTCCTAAACCGAGAGGTGGAGCGCAGTTCGGTTACATTGGAGGCTTTCTCACATCAGCATCGTTTAGACCAGGAAAAAATTGAAAACCTCTCCAACAAAGTGCGTCAGCTAGAGCGGACAGTCACCATGAGAGACTTGCAGCTGTCTGAAACTGAACAGCTGTTGCGAGAGCTCCAGTTCTGCACCTACGACGGGATATTTGTGTGGAAAATCTCTGACTTCTCACGCCGCAGACAGGATGCCGTGGCCGGTCGAACACCTGCAATGTTCTCACCAGGTAAGATGAAAGGCGTAATCAGCGGCTTAATTTCTAAGCTGAAAGGTTCTATTTGAATTTGAGTGAGCTAAGATCATGTGGTTTGTATGATGTGTTGGCGTGTAGTCGGGGGAAATTCCACTTCACTACACCCTTGTTGTCCTTCGGGGAGTGGACATGTCATTCCTCTTCTCACATGACACTGTGCTTGGACTCTGTTTACATTCTGGaatcttctttttcttcctcgcAGCATTTTACTCCAGCAAATATGGCTACAAAATGTGTCTGAGGCTTTATTTGAACGGCGACGGGACGGGCAGAGGAACGCACCTTTCGCTGTTCTTTGTCGTCATGAGGGGAAAGTGCGACGCTCTGCTCAAATGGCCATTCAGTCAGAAGGTAGCAAAACTTCATCAACAATCTTTCCACCTATTTAATAAATAGTCGCCACAATGAGTAGCTCAAAACAAGCTCCTTCTTTGTTCCCAGGTGACTCTAATGCTCTTGGATCAGAACAACAGGGAGCACATCATCGATGCTTTCCGCCCCGATGTCACCTCCACCTCCTTTCAGCGGCCGATCAGTGAGATGAACATCGCCAGTGGCTGCCCGCTCTTCTGTCCGCTGGCTAAACTGGCTGGCAAGAGCCCCTATCTGAGAGATGATACCATTTTCATCAAAGCCATCGTAGACCTCACAGGCTTGTAACTGGGGAAGCTGTGGAAGCTACACCAAAGCAtttctaaaaacaaacaaataattattcataataataataataataataataatatatctatATGATATTATGGTAATATCTATGATAATATATGATATACTATGTGGCTATGATATTACACAATATCATATCTACACTATACATGTAATAATGTGTCACGTTATGACGGATGTACAAGGGTGTGTAAAATAACAATCATGGTAGTGGATCTGTAATGGTTATAGGCATCTATCTTTAGTGAAGCAATTACACTGATTTACCTGTGCTTTATAGAAGTTAATAATCAATTATTGTTAATGTCTTGTATAGTTAAGACTTTTGGCAGTACTTAGATCACATAAAAAGTTAGTATTTCAGTATGAAGCTGTAAGCAGGCGTTAAAACAGAGTTTTGAATTTAGTAAAATTAAGAGCAGCTGAGTTCAAAATCTCCTTGATGACAAACGGGTCTGTAATCAGCtgtctttttttgggggcatttcagcctttaatggaaagaacagctagacatgaaaggggggagagagagagggcaatgacatgcaggaaaatcatcacaggttgtactcaaaccctggaccttctgcgtcgaggcatacacCTCCTAAATATGttcgcctgctctaccaactgagctaacccggccacaatcAGCTGTCATCTTAATGTGACCCTGTCAGCTTATAACTAACCCTAAAGGCTTATAACTATTTGTATCAAATACCTTGTTTatagtaattatattttatattaattagAATACACCTAAGTTactattttatgacattttatagaccaataATCAattatacaataaaataatcatCATATTAATCAATATAGCTCTGCTAGAGAAAATGAATCCACTTTTAAACCATATAACCATATAAGCCATTTGATTCATTTTGGTGATCTAGCAAGCAGCATAAACTGCATAAACACAGCTAAGATTAAGGTTATAGTATAGAATGAGGTTTTTGAACTATGATATATCTACACGAATCATTGATTTATGTCATCAAGTGAGGGTCAGCATCACAAATGGGCTTGGGTGAAAAATATCCAGAGAACCAGATtacccttatactgtatctgatgatTTCCTGAATATGAAACTCTCATCTTACATGTGAATGTGACAGCTTTCCCCTGTGGGCCACCAAAAGGCTCTATGATACTTTCCAATGCGTTCCGCTGGTGTGATGTCTCACAACCCACTTCATGGACCGCTTTCAGTAACTGAAAATATACCTGTTGCAAAACCACAAGCTACTGTGTCACACTGGCTGTTTGTTGTTGGTGTATTTTGTTTGCTCCTGTTATGCTGTTGTCATGAATGTGGACATGATGTACTGTTCAACATGCCccaaaacattatttataaaaatctaTAAAGGGGAATTTCTCTGTGAAAACAGCTGTGTAAGGTTTTCTGTGCTTCAGGAGGGAGTTTTGTAAGTTCTGATCAAAACACAGTCTCTTGTGTCATGGAGACAGCGGTGGGCTCAGGCTGTCTGAGGGCCAggggtgaaaaaaaataaaaagggcaCCAGCTGCATGCTGTGGGGCACCAGCATGCAGAAAGTTTTCTAGCATGAGGGTAGCCTATATGGCATTGCATCACATTTTGTCCATTTGAAGGCACCCATTTTCTCTACTAAAAGGGCACTTTATCATGTTTTATCTACCGAAGAGGTCACCAGTGCTTGGAGACTACAAATCAGAACAAAGTCTGTTACAAACTGGGGCGTGGAGTTGCCAGACAGGGAGAGTCTAATGAAAAGACTCTATTggttgcatcatgggaaatataggatccagtgttttgcGATTTTTTTACTCAT contains the following coding sequences:
- the traf2b gene encoding TNF receptor-associated factor 2 → MARISLDCTNSLPGIPLSVLSVPMENKYKCQQCLQVLRKPVQAQCGHRFCVHCFKQLTSSGPKPCEACRQEEIYEEPISILNSNEAFPDNAAGREIASLPARCLNQGCDWTGSIKEYEAQHEGRCEFERIQCEACQISILRTDKDRHNERECEARTLNCKYCKMTFNFKDIKAHDEICLKFPLQCKDCGKKKIPREKFNDHSKSCAKSKSACPFSDVGCKSVIDNGKLADHEHSSTMEHLRLLLPMVLSMARTRADAAAHGEWQEDSGLGLYRAPEEGVTMGSGAAASMQSVDVDKKVNALENIVCVLNREVERSSVTLEAFSHQHRLDQEKIENLSNKVRQLERTVTMRDLQLSETEQLLRELQFCTYDGIFVWKISDFSRRRQDAVAGRTPAMFSPAFYSSKYGYKMCLRLYLNGDGTGRGTHLSLFFVVMRGKCDALLKWPFSQKVTLMLLDQNNREHIIDAFRPDVTSTSFQRPISEMNIASGCPLFCPLAKLAGKSPYLRDDTIFIKAIVDLTGL